The DNA segment ACCAAGGTATTGGCATCCCCAGTCATTATTCCGAGAAGATATTCGAACGATTTTTCAGGGTAGAAAGCGGTGTGGCCCACAGGAGGGGTGGCAGCGGCCTAGGGTTGGCGATTTGCAAGCGGATCATCGAATCACATGGCGGCAGGATATGGGCTGAAAGCAAACCCGGTCAGGGCTCAAACTTCAGTTTCTCACTCCCAGTCCTAGACTCCTTTCCCCAGGTGAATAAATCACTTGCCTAGGTAAGCCAGCCCGCCCAGTATTCGCCTCCCAGGATCAGGATAGACAATCCAACGGTCACCACAGTCACGGCAACACCTACTTTCAGGAACTCAAAGAAACCCACCTGCACCCCTTCCCTAGCTGCGCTTTCAACAACAATAATATTGGCCACGGCTCCGATAATGGTCAGATTGCCGCCCAGGGTCGAACCAGCAGCCAGAGCAATCCACAGCGTATCGCCCGGAATACTCCTGAGTATGGGCAGAACCAACATGGTCAACGGCACATTGCTCACCAGTTGTGAGACCAGCGTGCTGACAATCGATATGGAAGCAATGCCGGAAAAATCAGGGGAAACGACGATCCTTTCGATGAACACATCAAACACACCCTCTTTATGAGCGCCTCCGATCACCACAAACAGTCCGGCAAAGAAAAGCAGCAGCACCCAGTCCACTTCCTTGATGATGGCTGAAGGCTTCTTCGTGCTCACCACCAATACGAGGGCAGCGCAGCTCAGGGCAATCAGGGGCATCTCGAGATCGAGGAAAGAGCTGAGGAAGAAGGCGATTATCAC comes from the Dehalococcoidia bacterium genome and includes:
- a CDS encoding SLC13 family permease; its protein translation is MICRQKKVNPVPYLIAEAMASNIGSTATIVGNPQNMLIGITSGISFTRFFLYLLPVSILSTVALVFIIGRFYGHTFDQGFDHSPASPADPPTYDIRALKRLVPILALVIIAFFLSSFLDLEMPLIALSCAALVLVVSTKKPSAIIKEVDWVLLLFFAGLFVVIGGAHKEGVFDVFIERIVVSPDFSGIASISIVSTLVSQLVSNVPLTMLVLPILRSIPGDTLWIALAAGSTLGGNLTIIGAVANIIVVESAAREGVQVGFFEFLKVGVAVTVVTVGLSILILGGEYWAGWLT